A genome region from Primulina eburnea isolate SZY01 chromosome 9, ASM2296580v1, whole genome shotgun sequence includes the following:
- the LOC140840487 gene encoding FCS-Like Zinc finger 3-like, with amino-acid sequence MRSGASYYTGWEQEDYPPHFLDSCSLCNRQLSHNSDIFMYRGNTPFCSQECRQEQIEMDEANERRSNLYSSKKSSKTARQNTEPKKEFDSKKSVRSSTVSVA; translated from the exons ATGAGGTCCGGCGCTTCATATTACACTGGATGGGAGCAAGAAGACTACCCACCCCATTTTCTTGATTCCTGCTCCCTCTGCAACAGACAACTGAGCCACAACAGCGACATCTTCATGTACAG AGGGAACACGCCATTTTGCAGCCAAGAATGCAGGCAAGAACAGATCGAAATGGATGAGGCAAACGAGAGAAGATCGAATCTTTATTCCTCCAAGAAATCGTCGAAAACAGCAAGACAGAACACGGAACCTAAGAAAGAATTCGACTCCAAGAAATCAGTACGCTCCAGCACGGTTTCTGTAGCATGA